CTCGGCCGGTGGGAGGAGGCGCACAAAGAGTTCAGGAATATCGAAGCGGCGATCGCGGTTCTGCCGGTCGAATTGCAGCGGATCGCGCTGATGGAATCGATGCGGGCGTCAATCGAAACGCGTGATTTCGCGTCTGCCCAGACAACGCTCAGCGAATTTGACACCCTTGGCACGCCACCAGAACTGGAGCCCGCAATAGCGGTATTGCAAGGCCGGCTGGCGCAGGGGCTCGGCAAAAATTCCGACGCGTTGAGAAATTACCGCGCGGCTGCGGATTCCTCGGATCGCAAGTCGGCGGCACAGGGGCAATTGCGCAATCTCGCTTTGCGTTATGAAACAGGCGATCTGCAGCGGCCGGAAATGATCAGCGAACTGGAAACGCTGACGACACTGTGGCGCGGTGACGAGACCGAAATCGAAGCCCTGTATAAGCTTGCGCACCTGTACACCGAAGAGCAGCGGTTCCGCGACACCTTCTATGTGATGCGCTCGGCCCTCAAGGCGCATCCGAATGCCGAAATGACCCGGCGTATTCAGGACGAAGCCGTCGTGACCTTCGACTCGCTGTTCCTGGCGGGTAAGGCCGACACGCTGCCGGCGGTGGAAGCGCTGAGCCTGTTCTACGATTTTCGTGAGTTGACACCGATTGGCCGTCGTGGCGACGAGATGATCCGGCGACTGGCGGACCGGCTTGTTTCGGTCGATCTGTTACCCCAGGCGGCGGAATTGCTGCAGCATCAGATCGACAATCGTCTGCAAGGCGCGGCGCGCGCGCAGGTCGCAACCCGCCTCGCGGTCGTCTATCTGATGGATCGCAAGCCCGATCGTGCGCAGGCGGTTTTGCGCGCGACACGCACGGCTGAATTGCCGACCGAATTGCGGCACCTGAGACTTCTGCTTGAAGCGCGCGCTATATCGGATATCGGCCGCCACGATCTGGCGCTGGAAGTGATTGGCAACATCGACAATCGCGAAGCGATACACTTGCGCGCGGATATTTTGTGGGCTGCCAAGCGCTTCGGCGATGCTGCCGAGCAGATCGAATTGATGCATGGGGAACGCTGGCGAGATTTTAAACCTTTGTCCGATTCCGAGCGGGCGGATATCCTGCGTGCTGCGATCGGCTATGCGTTGGGTGGCGATACGATCGGTTCAAGGCGGCTCCGCGAGAAATACGAGGCGAAGATGACCGAGAGTCCGGACAAACGGGCTTTCGAAGTTTCCACCGCACCCTATGAAGCCAACGGCACCGAGTTTCGCGCTTTATCCAAGACGGTGACTGCCTTCGATTCGCTGGATGCGTTCCTGCGCGAGATGCGGGGTCGCTATCCGGAAATCGGCACGCTGCTGCCTGTTGAAACGGAACCGCAAGCTCAAAAGCAATCCTCGCGCGCGGATGCGGATCAGACACCGACAGCATCAATTTCAAAGCGTGTGGTGCGGTAGTAATTGTTAGTGTTGAGATTTCCGGACGTGGTTGCATCTGCCTGATCGAAGCAATGACGATTGAATCGTAGTTTGAAAAATTAAAAACTGTAACGGCTCTAGTTCGTGGTATTCATGCCATCGTTGATGTGAAATCGAAGCTCAATCCTGAGCATCTCATCAAATCCCCTTTACTCGAAGCACCATCATTTGCTGCATGCGCGCAAGAAACGCGGGCGTAGTTGTGGCCTCGCGTCAGCGATAAGCGGGGCAGTGGCGAATGGTAATGCGGGGAAAGAACGAGAATAAGCTTGGTCTCCATGTTGTGTCCGCATTTGGGTTCGCTTTTCTGACGGTGCTGGCAAACAGCGAGGGACAGGCTCAAACCACCAGCATCACGCTCGATCCCATCGATGTTCAAAGCTCGCGGCGCGGCGCGACCCGGTCAGCGCCAGGTGAGCAGGCTCCGGCACCGGCGCAGCAGGACCAGCAATCGCCTTACGGGCCCGGTGAAGGTTATACGGCGTCGCGCAGCGCGACCGGCACAAAGACAGACACGCCGATCAGCGAGATCCCGCAGTCGATCAGCGTCGTGACGCAGGAGGAAATTCGCGATCAGGGCGCGCAAACAGTGCAGGAAGCGCTGCGTTATGTTCCAGGCACATTCGCCGATGCCTATGGTCCGGATTCGCGCGGCGATTATCCGCGTGTGCGCGGTTCCGATCCGAACATCTATCTCGACGGCATGCGCGCGATTAACACCTGGAAGTTCATGGAATGGCGGCCCGATCCGTACACGCTGTCACGCATCGAGGTTTTGCGCGGGCCAGCCTCCGTCTTGTACGGAGACATGACAACCGCCGGTCTTATCAACATGGTGTCGAAGCTGCCGCAGGCATTCAGCCACAATGAGATCGGCGTGCAATATGGCAGCTTCAACCGTAAGCAGGTCCAGTTCGACTCGACCGGCAAGCTGACAACCGATGGTCAATGGCTGTATCGCCTCATCGGCGTGTTCCGCGACAGTGATTATCAGACCGATTACGTCAAAAATGACCGGATTTTGATCCAGCCCGCGATTACATGGAAACCGACAAACGACACATCATGGACGCTGCTTGGCTTCTATCAGAAGGATCTGACCGGTTCGTCCACTGCATTCCTGCCGCATGTCGGCACAGTCTATCCCGGCGCGTTTGGCTTCATTCCCGTCAACCGCTTCGTTGGTGAGCCGGGTTTCGACCGCTATCAGGTTACGACCGGGGCCGCCAGCAGCATATTCGAGCATATGTTCAGCGAAAATTTCAAAATTCGCCAGAGTACGCGTTACATGCATACGAACGGCATGTATCATACGATGTATCCGGATCTAGCGACCTATGATCCAACGACAGGGAAAACCGGCCGTTCGGTCTGGATGGACAATGTCGTCCGTAATAGCATCACGTCGGATACAAATGCGCAGCTTAAATTCTCGACTGGACCTGTCGAACACAAGGTTCTAGCCGGCTTCGACTATCGATTGCTGACCGATAACGGTGAGAATGGCTTTGCGTCTGATCCCCGGCCGTTCGATCTTTACAATCCGGTTTATCTCGGCGTCACGCCGCCGGACCTCGCCTCGTATGAAGCGACACGTCAGATTCAGGCTGGCATGTATCTGCAAGATCAGATGCGCTTTGGTCAGTGGATCGCTGTTGCCGGCATCCGCTATGACAAGCTGACGAACAAGGCGGAGTTCTCGCCTAATCAGCAGCAGCACGCCACCACTAGCCGTCTCGGTCTGATGTATGAACTGCCGGGCGGTCTCCATCCCTATGTGACGTGGGGCACTTCGTTCAATCCGATTTTCGGCGCCAACATGTGTGTGGGTGGCAATTTCTGTAAACCGAAAGAGGGTGAACTGAAGGAGGTGGGGTTCAAGTACAATCCGCGGCCCGGATTTGCCGTAAACGGCGCGTTGTTCGACATCACCGAGAAAAATCGGGAAGTTTACGACGAAAACTTCCTGATCAGGCAGATCGGTGAGGCCCGGATCAAAGGCGGCGAACTCGAAGTCGTCGGCACGGTCGCGCCTGGTCTCGACATCATCGGTGCCTATTCCTATACCGATGGCCGGGTGACGCAGGGTGACTTCGTTGGCAGTCGGCTAGAGGTGGTGCCGCTGCACCAGGCCTCGCTGTGGGCCAAGCAGAAGTTCTCGATGTTCGGTATCGACGGCTTTTCGATCGGCGCCGGCGTCCGCTATGTGGGCGAGTCATGGTCGACCGGCCCGGATCCTTTCGGCGACATTCAAACGATCACGACGCCCAGTTTCATGCTTTACGACGCCATGTTTGCATGGGAAGACGCGCACTGGCGGTTCCAGATCAATGCGACGAATCTTGGCGATAAGGCCCACGTGACGACCTGTCTTGCGCGTGGTGATTGTTTCTACGGATCGCGTCGCACTATTCTGTCCAGCCTCACCTATAAGTTCTAAAGTTGTGAAGATACAATTGTGAGGGACGGATGTTGAGTTCCCGCGCCATCAGGATCTGGTCCAGCATTCACACCTGGACCAGCTTGATCAGCACCGGCTTTATGCTCCTGCTCTGCATCACGGGGCTGCCGCTGATCTTTTACCACGAGCTGAATCACGCCCTCTACGACGAGGTCGAGCCGGCACAGCTCGCCGCCGACGCACCGCGCGCCAATCTCGACACCGTGGTGGCGAACGGGCTCGCGAAAAT
The genomic region above belongs to Pseudorhodoplanes sinuspersici and contains:
- a CDS encoding TonB-dependent siderophore receptor — encoded protein: MRGKNENKLGLHVVSAFGFAFLTVLANSEGQAQTTSITLDPIDVQSSRRGATRSAPGEQAPAPAQQDQQSPYGPGEGYTASRSATGTKTDTPISEIPQSISVVTQEEIRDQGAQTVQEALRYVPGTFADAYGPDSRGDYPRVRGSDPNIYLDGMRAINTWKFMEWRPDPYTLSRIEVLRGPASVLYGDMTTAGLINMVSKLPQAFSHNEIGVQYGSFNRKQVQFDSTGKLTTDGQWLYRLIGVFRDSDYQTDYVKNDRILIQPAITWKPTNDTSWTLLGFYQKDLTGSSTAFLPHVGTVYPGAFGFIPVNRFVGEPGFDRYQVTTGAASSIFEHMFSENFKIRQSTRYMHTNGMYHTMYPDLATYDPTTGKTGRSVWMDNVVRNSITSDTNAQLKFSTGPVEHKVLAGFDYRLLTDNGENGFASDPRPFDLYNPVYLGVTPPDLASYEATRQIQAGMYLQDQMRFGQWIAVAGIRYDKLTNKAEFSPNQQQHATTSRLGLMYELPGGLHPYVTWGTSFNPIFGANMCVGGNFCKPKEGELKEVGFKYNPRPGFAVNGALFDITEKNREVYDENFLIRQIGEARIKGGELEVVGTVAPGLDIIGAYSYTDGRVTQGDFVGSRLEVVPLHQASLWAKQKFSMFGIDGFSIGAGVRYVGESWSTGPDPFGDIQTITTPSFMLYDAMFAWEDAHWRFQINATNLGDKAHVTTCLARGDCFYGSRRTILSSLTYKF